A window of the Aeromicrobium phoceense genome harbors these coding sequences:
- a CDS encoding polysaccharide pyruvyl transferase family protein, with translation MARILIRAGKDPFTAVVPETTLTQDVFNSNSGNFLFQHSVWKALDVAPHELVANSTLSERRVASAEDAARINEEFDHFVVPMANSFRADFAEKLDHLAALIEQLTIPTTVIGIGAQAPADRSFDALAGVRDVSRRFVSAVLERSPSIGVRGEFTRDFLVDLGFPGDAIDVIGCPSLFLQGPDLRVREPGALGVDASLGLNLTPEVPGIGAFATEQAARHPNLTYVGQDQHDLRLLLWGVPHPHVTDPLVPTHLRHPLYQQDRMRLFVDTWTWYDFLAQQDFVYGTRFHGNVAALLAGTPALMLAHDSRTLELAEYHQMPHRLQPHFDEPIRVEDLAEATDLAPFHAAMPERFGRYTAFLERNGLEHRWQDGRDGAQFDERLAQASLPPAVHTLAAPDLSEVASRLEWLRHAMVIDLTRHPQRYEYPFNTPTYQGAGSRHARLAEQRDAKLRSQQQRINELTTRIDRIERVTPGGLVVRLVRKMRAMLRRG, from the coding sequence ATGGCTCGGATCCTGATCCGCGCGGGCAAGGACCCGTTCACGGCAGTCGTACCCGAGACGACGCTGACGCAGGACGTCTTCAACTCCAACAGCGGGAACTTCCTGTTCCAGCACTCGGTGTGGAAGGCGCTCGACGTGGCCCCGCATGAGCTGGTCGCGAACTCCACGCTGAGCGAGCGTCGCGTCGCCTCCGCCGAGGACGCCGCCCGCATCAACGAGGAGTTCGACCACTTCGTCGTGCCGATGGCGAACTCGTTCCGCGCCGACTTCGCGGAGAAGCTCGACCACCTGGCCGCGCTCATCGAGCAGCTGACGATCCCCACCACCGTGATCGGCATCGGCGCGCAAGCCCCGGCCGACCGCTCGTTCGACGCCCTCGCGGGCGTCCGCGACGTGAGCCGTCGCTTCGTGTCGGCGGTGCTGGAGCGCTCCCCCTCGATCGGTGTGCGTGGTGAGTTCACTCGCGACTTCCTCGTCGACCTCGGTTTCCCCGGCGACGCGATCGATGTCATCGGCTGCCCGTCGCTGTTCCTGCAGGGCCCCGACCTGAGGGTGCGCGAGCCCGGCGCCCTGGGCGTCGACGCGAGCCTCGGGCTGAACCTGACGCCCGAGGTGCCGGGGATCGGCGCGTTCGCCACCGAGCAGGCCGCGCGGCACCCGAACCTCACCTACGTCGGCCAGGACCAGCACGACCTGCGGCTGCTGCTGTGGGGTGTCCCGCACCCCCACGTCACGGATCCGCTCGTTCCCACCCATCTGCGACACCCGCTGTACCAGCAGGACCGCATGCGGCTCTTCGTCGACACCTGGACCTGGTACGACTTCCTCGCCCAGCAGGACTTCGTCTACGGCACGCGCTTCCACGGGAACGTCGCGGCGCTGCTGGCCGGCACGCCCGCGCTCATGCTGGCGCACGACTCGCGCACGCTCGAGCTGGCCGAGTACCACCAGATGCCGCACCGGCTCCAGCCCCACTTCGACGAGCCGATCCGCGTGGAGGACCTGGCCGAGGCCACCGACCTCGCGCCCTTCCACGCCGCCATGCCCGAGCGGTTCGGCCGCTACACGGCGTTCCTCGAGCGCAACGGCCTGGAGCACCGCTGGCAGGACGGCCGCGACGGCGCGCAGTTCGACGAGCGACTGGCGCAGGCCTCGCTCCCGCCGGCGGTGCACACCCTGGCGGCTCCCGACCTGTCCGAGGTGGCCTCGCGGCTCGAGTGGCTGCGGCACGCGATGGTCATCGACCTCACCCGGCACCCGCAGCGCTACGAGTACCCGTTCAACACGCCCACCTACCAGGGCGCCGGCTCGCGCCACGCCCGCCTGGCCGAGCAGCGCGACGCGAAGCTCAGGAGCCAGCAGCAGCGCATCAACGAGCTGACGACGCGGATCGACCGCATCGAGCGCGTCACGCCCGGTGGGCTCGTCGTCCGGCTCGTGCGCAAGATGCGCGCGATGCTGCGCCGGGGCTGA
- the panD gene encoding aspartate 1-decarboxylase has product MLRTMMKSKIHRATVTQADLHYVGSVTVDEDLLDASDILPGELVHIVDVTNGARLETYTIAGPRGSGVIGINGAAAHLVHPGDIVILIAYAQVDDAEARRLEPSVVFVDADNSIVTLGHDAAEVPADSGLKRGDLVSV; this is encoded by the coding sequence ATGCTGCGCACCATGATGAAGTCCAAGATCCACCGCGCCACAGTGACCCAGGCCGACCTGCACTACGTCGGCTCGGTCACCGTCGACGAGGACCTGCTCGACGCGTCCGACATCCTGCCCGGCGAGCTCGTGCACATCGTCGACGTCACCAACGGTGCCCGCCTCGAGACCTACACGATCGCCGGCCCTCGCGGCTCGGGCGTCATCGGGATCAACGGCGCCGCCGCGCACCTCGTGCACCCCGGTGACATCGTGATTCTCATCGCCTACGCGCAGGTCGACGACGCCGAGGCGCGCCGGCTCGAGCCCAGCGTCGTGTTCGTCGACGCCGACAACTCGATCGTCACGCTCGGCCACGACGCCGCCGAGGTCCCGGCCGACTCCGGCCTCAAGCGGGGCGACCTGGTTTCGGTATGA
- the panC gene encoding pantoate--beta-alanine ligase, whose amino-acid sequence MPLVVRTAAELRAATSGTVALVPTMGALHEGHQSLMEHARPLAETLVVSIFVNPTQFAPGEDLDAYPRTFDADLERCDAAGVDVVFAPTVDEMYPHGLDGTIMVDPGPLASILEGAERPTHFRGVLTVVAKLFGLVRPDVAVFGEKDYQQLTLIRLMAQELCLGVDVVGCPTVREADGLAMSSRNRYLTASERERAAAISSALRAGVDAGPDGPESVLHAAGKVLADAGIDPDYLVLTSPDLGPAESGRESRLLVAARVGRPRLLDNCAVPLGTDAKNRGK is encoded by the coding sequence ATGCCACTCGTCGTCCGCACCGCGGCCGAGCTGCGCGCCGCCACGTCCGGCACCGTCGCCCTCGTGCCCACGATGGGCGCGCTGCACGAGGGTCACCAGAGCCTGATGGAGCACGCGCGGCCGCTCGCCGAGACCCTCGTCGTCTCGATCTTCGTCAACCCCACGCAGTTCGCGCCGGGGGAGGACCTCGACGCCTACCCGCGCACCTTCGACGCCGACCTCGAGCGCTGCGACGCCGCCGGCGTGGACGTGGTCTTCGCGCCCACCGTCGACGAGATGTACCCGCACGGGCTCGACGGCACGATCATGGTCGACCCCGGCCCGCTCGCGTCGATCCTCGAGGGGGCCGAGCGGCCCACCCACTTCCGCGGCGTGCTCACCGTCGTCGCGAAGCTGTTCGGCCTCGTGCGCCCCGACGTGGCCGTGTTCGGCGAGAAGGACTACCAGCAGCTCACGCTGATCCGGCTGATGGCGCAGGAGCTGTGCCTGGGCGTCGACGTCGTCGGCTGCCCCACCGTGCGCGAGGCCGACGGCCTGGCGATGAGCTCGCGCAACCGCTACCTGACCGCGTCCGAGCGTGAGCGCGCCGCCGCCATCTCGTCCGCGCTCCGTGCCGGTGTCGACGCCGGTCCCGACGGCCCCGAGTCCGTCCTCCACGCTGCCGGGAAGGTGCTGGCCGACGCCGGCATCGACCCGGACTATCTCGTGCTCACCAGCCCCGACCTCGGACCGGCGGAGTCCGGCCGGGAGTCTCGTCTGCTGGTGGCCGCCCGGGTGGGCCGACCGCGCCTGCTCGACAACTGCGCGGTCCCTCTCGGGACCGACGCGAAGAACCGAGGGAAGTGA
- a CDS encoding Rossmann-like and DUF2520 domain-containing protein, whose product MSHPRVGVVGAGRVGAVLAARLQRAGHHIVGVSGRSDASHLRVQTLLADIPVLDRAEVVRRAEIVILAVPDDALADVVAELAPLAGPGRLFAHTSGRHGLAVLAPFVHAGARAIAMHPAMTFTGTEVDIDRGCVFGVTAEPADRDVAETLVADLGGSVMWVEEADRATYHASLAHGANHLTTIVTQAMDLLREIGADDPAAVLRPLLAAALDNTLAYGDAALTGPVARGDVDTVRAHVAHLHDPSVRRTYAALATATADRAESTGRIDTDTADAVRTAVIREKVR is encoded by the coding sequence ATGTCGCACCCTCGCGTGGGTGTGGTCGGCGCCGGCCGTGTCGGTGCTGTCCTCGCCGCCCGGCTCCAGCGAGCCGGCCACCACATCGTCGGCGTCAGCGGACGCTCGGACGCCTCGCACCTGCGCGTCCAGACGCTGCTCGCCGACATCCCCGTGCTCGACCGCGCCGAGGTCGTCCGCCGAGCCGAGATCGTCATCCTCGCGGTGCCCGACGACGCGCTGGCCGACGTCGTCGCCGAGCTCGCGCCCCTCGCCGGCCCTGGCCGGCTCTTCGCGCACACCAGCGGCCGCCACGGGCTGGCCGTCCTCGCGCCGTTCGTCCACGCCGGCGCCCGCGCGATCGCGATGCACCCCGCGATGACCTTCACCGGCACCGAGGTCGACATCGACCGCGGCTGCGTCTTCGGCGTCACCGCCGAGCCCGCCGACCGCGACGTCGCCGAGACCCTCGTCGCCGACCTCGGCGGCTCGGTCATGTGGGTCGAGGAGGCCGACCGCGCCACCTACCACGCGTCGCTGGCCCACGGCGCCAACCACCTGACCACGATCGTCACCCAGGCGATGGACCTGTTGCGCGAGATCGGCGCCGACGACCCGGCCGCCGTGCTCCGACCGCTGCTTGCCGCTGCGCTCGACAACACGCTCGCCTACGGCGACGCCGCGCTCACCGGCCCCGTCGCCCGTGGCGACGTCGACACGGTCCGCGCCCACGTCGCGCACCTGCACGACCCGTCCGTGCGGCGCACCTACGCCGCGCTGGCCACCGCCACCGCCGATCGCGCCGAGTCCACCGGCCGCATCGACACCGACACGGCCGACGCCGTCCGCACCGCCGTGATCCGCGAGAAGGTCCGCTGA